The sequence CGTCCACAGTTCGAACCGTGCGCCACCGGGATTGATCGCCAGATCGGATTGCTGGCTACCGGTCGATGAAAGGTTCGCCGATTGCTTGGTGGTGCCGGACGGGAGCTGGTACTGGATGATGTAATTGGTGAAAGAGGAACCGCTTTGCGCGGCGGCCCCCATGATCCCCATGGCGGAAAGAAAGAGAATGGAGCGGAAGGTTTTCATCAGGGTTTCCCGGTGACGGGGGTGGCGGCGGTCGGAGCCGGGGCGGTTTTCAATGGCAACACCGAGATCGGATCGCCATGAAAGGTGGCAACCACGATGTAGGGACTTTTCGCGAGGCTCTTCTGGACGTCATCCGGCAGGGCTTCGCGCCCTTCGGCCTGCGGGCGGCTCACCTCCTGGGTGATAATCCAACCGCGGTTGTCGGACAGGAATTCGGACCAGGATTGGAAGTTCGAACCCTCTTTGAAACCGAGCCGGGAGGCATAGGCCGCGGGTGTATGGAGAATGGCGCGCTTCGGCACGAGAGTAGCCCGGCCAGCGAAACAAAAGATGTCCGAGCGGGTCAGAATATCGCCGGGACGGTTCGCCACGGAAGGATCCACAGCCAACTCGACGGGTTTCATTTCCACCGTGGGGGGCTGGGTCCGCTGCTGCTGCGCACGGCGCGTCAACTCCTCCGCGGTGACCGCGTCACGCATGGTGGGCTTTGCCGCGGTTTCTGCGGCACATGGCAGAACAAGAAGAGCGGCGCTGAACGACAGGAAGGTTTTCATGACTTGCGGAAGGTCACCAGCAGGCAAAGGTCCTGGATGTCGAAACCCGAGTTCGAGGTGTCGGTATGGGTGAGCTCGAAGAGATAAATCACGTCCATCGGCCCGATCTTGATCTTGCCGGTGCTGTCAAGATAGGGCTTCAGGAAGCTCTCGATCGTCGGCTGGTTGTAGTCCGGCAGGGTGCTGGGCGGCGTGTCGCCGTTGACCAGCGCCACCACCTGTTTCGAGCCGGTTTGGGTGGTGTTGTAGAAGGTCGACCAAGCGTTGTTGTAGTAGTAGCGGCCGCCGAAGTTGAGCGGCTTGTTCTTCGCCGCCAGGCGCGTGTAGACGATGTTGGCGGGTTTCACGTTCGTCTGCTTGTCGTAGAAGATACGGGTCCAGGAACCGGTGTCGTACTTCACCTGGGCCTCCACCGGGAAGTAGGCGGTGTTCGTGGCCACGGAGGCTCCGAGCACGCGGACATCGATGTAGATGTCCTGCTTCGGCGTGAGGGTCCCCGGCGGCGTGATGGTCACCACGTCCTGCACAATGCTTGGGTAGGTGATGTTCCAGGTCAGCGTGGGATGGGTGCCGGACTGGACGACGGTGGGATAGGCGGTCAACGAGCCGACCGGGATGGCCGGATCGTTGGTTTGGGCCGCCGCGTGGGCGGCGAGGCAAAGGACGGCGAGAGCACTGGGGACAAGGGCTTTCATGGCGGGCGTAAGGGTGAAAGATGGAACTGAATCCGCCGCCATGGCAGCACGGTGGAACCGTGATGGGAGCGGTGCGCGCGGATCGGACACAGGCACGGATGGACCTCATGCAAGGTCAGGCCATGCCCGCTCGGGACAGATGTCCGTTCGCGGCCACCTCGGGCTGCCGGCAAGGGATTCGGCAAGCCATCGGTCGGATTCGGAAACTCAGGAAGGGAACGATTTCTGGATCGTCGGGATCAGGGTTGGGTGTTGAACAGCAATTGTCGGGTGGGTGAATGAGGTCATCGGACAGGTGCGAGGGGGGCGTCCGACCACGATCTCCAAGGGCCGCGAGGCACATCGCGGTCATGGGTGAAGCGCCATTCGACCTGCTCGCCGCTGCGGAGTCCGAGGAAATCGCGGACGGCGGGGCTCAGGTCGATGCCTGCGCTGGAATTCCGGTTAGGACGGGGATCTTCCTTGCCGAAAACGTACTGCCAGTGGTCGGTCACGAAGGGCCCCACATCCTCCCACTGGGCGTAGCAGACGCGGCCCTTGTGGTGGATGGCGACCCAGCGGTCCTTGCACACGGAAATCCCGTCGCCACGATAATCTTCCCAGAACCATGGGATAACCTCGGGGGCCTCGGGACGATGCCTGCCATCGCGACCGATGTCATTGTAAGGCAGGGCGATGTAAAAGGGATTGAGCGCGGGGGTGAAGTCCGCCGGGAAGTAACCCTTTCGGCGCTCGGGATGATCGTAACCGCCGAAGTTCTCCTGCCAGTTCTGGTCCCAGGCGCTGGCGCGGTTCGGGGTCGGATTGTTCTGCGACGGCTGCTCGCCCACCCAGAAGACGGTCGAGACCACATTGCGGTGCCAGGAATCCGGACCGCGGAAACGCTCGCGCGGATTCTCGATGACGACGCTCGCCGCGGGCGGCACGCCGTAGGGATCGCTGAGCGTCGGGATCACGTCCCGGCGGTTGTCCAACAGGCGCTCATGGGCCGCCTCTAACCGGTCTTCCAAGGCCGCATTCGCCAGAGCCGGAGCAAGAAGCGCCGCGGCAAACAGGGAGAAACGAACTGGAAGCTCTGGGTTACCCATCGTTCGGACCTACGCGATCACGGGTGTTGCCTCGACCCTAAATAATCAGGGGTTTCTTACAAGAATATTCAGATTATTTTTGAACGCTTCGGACGTTCAGGTGTCGTGCACAACTCGCTCAAAGATCACGCTCGCCTATAAGCCAAAAATTTGAACGAGTTACAATAAAATTTTGGAACTACGTAATACACCGATTACGCGATGGTCCGGGATCAGGCGTTGCCGCGGTCCAGCCCGAAGCGCTTTTCGAGTTCGCGGATCGAGAACTCGGTGAGCGTCGGGCGACCGTCCGGGGCGCAGTACGGCAGCTCGCATTCGAACAGCCCATCGAGCAAAGCGCTCGTTTCAATCATCCTCACCGGCAGCCCCGCGGCCATGCGCCGGGCCATCAGCCGGGCCACGCGCTCGAAGGCGAAACGCGGCCCGGGAGTGGATTCGTGGAGCAGTTCCTCCACCAGCAGATCGACGAAGGCGCGGGAATCGGTCACGCCGAGGCAGGCGGGCAAGCCGCGGACCTGGATGGTATTGCCGCCGAAGGAATCGAGCTCGATCCCCGCCGCGGCGAGGGCCGCCCGTTCGCGGACCAGCAGCTCGTGATCGCGCGGCTCCAGCTCGACCAGTTCCGGCACCAGCAGCCCCTGGCTCTCCACTCCCCCTTCCTTCCCGGAGAGGAGCTTTTCGTAAAAAATCCGTTCCCGACCCGCACGGGGATCGAACAGCACCAGACCGTCCTCGCTTTCCAACATCACGAACCGCTGGTGCAGCAGGCCGAGGTGACGGAACGGCGGGGCCTTCGAAACGGGGGCGGCGGGTGTTTCCTCCACCGGCGCGCTGGGGCGATGCGCGGGAGCCACCGGCAAGGCAGGTTGCACGGCGGCGGGAGCGGTCCACGTCCGGGCCGGTGGGATCGGTGACCGGGCGGGCACCGAAGGCCGCGGTGGCGGCGTGTAGCTTGCCCGACCTACTGGGGTGGCGGGAGCATCGAAGATCGCGGCGGAGGGTTTCGGCCGCAGGGCGGTGGTCACCGATTCCAGGATGGTGTCCCGGATGTCGAGCGGGCGGTGGAAGCGCACCTCGCGCTTCGCCGGGTGGACGTTCACATCCACCAGATGCGGCTCCAGGTCGATCCACAGCCAGGCCGCGGGGTGCATGCCCTCGGCGACCGCGCCGCGGAAACCTTCGGCGAGGGCGCGGGAGATCACGGAGTCCTCCACCGGCCGGCCATTGAGAAACACGCACTGGTGGCGGCGGCCCTTCCGCGCGTGGAGGGCGGGCAGGACGAAGCCTTCCACCGAGACGCCATTGCCGCGGGTGGCGGGCAGCGGGATCAGCTCGCTGGACGACTCCGCGCCGAGCAGATGGCGCACGCGGTCGAGCGCCTTTGCCACCGGTGGCAGGTCGAAGATCTCGCGGCCGTCCTTGTCGAAGCGGAACCGCACCCCGGGCGCGGCCAGGGCGTGGAGCCGGAGCTGGTGCTCGACATGGGCAGACTCGGTGGACTCCGCGCGCATGAACTTCCGTCGCGCGGGCATGTTGAAGAACAACGCGCTGGCCTCGATCAGCGTGCCGGGCGCGCATCCGGCCTCCTTCACCTCGCGGACGCGGCCTCCATCAACGAGCACCTCGGTGCCGGACACGGAATCGCGCTCGCGGGTGACGAGGCGGAAGCGCGAGACGCTGGCAATGCTGGGCACCGCCTCGCCGCGGAAGCCGAGCGTGGAAATGGCCGCCAGATCGGCGGAAGTGCGGAGCTTGCTGGTGGCGTGGCGCTCCAGGGACATCAGCGCGTCCTCCTTCGACATCCCGCAGCCGTCATCGACCACGCGGATGCGGGCCGCGCCGCCGCGCTCGATTTCCACGCGGATCTCCCCCGCCCCGGCGTCGAGGCTGTTCTCGACGAGCTCCTTCACCACCGAGGCCGGCCGTTCCACCACCTCCCCCGCCGCCACTTGGCTGGCCAGGATATCGGGCAGGACACGGATCTTCGGCATCGGGAAGAGGTTTTGCGGCATGGCCGCGGCGGGCGGAAGTGTAAAGTAGCGCGAGGCTCCCGCCTTGCGTGTGGGGATTCTGAATTTGGAGTGCGGCGAGCGATCGCCGCTTTGAGCGGAGGCGAGTCATCGCCGAGGGTAAACCTGCGTTCGCAAAGCAACTCCCATGTTCCAAGGCCGCCTCACCGCTGGCTCTGGCATTCCCATTACAGGTCAGCCTGGCTCATCGTCGATTCTCTCCCGCACCCAAAGCGGCGATCGCTCGCCGCACTCCAAATCCAGACTCGCAACCGGCCACTCATAGGTCAACCGGACGCGCGAGGACCTTCGCTCATCTTCCCAGCACGCAAGGCGGGAGCCTCGCGCTACTCCGCCTTCGGGGTCTTCTCGGTGGCGACGGCCTTTTTCACATCGCCTCCGGCAGGGATCGGCGTGGCACCGGGCGGCGGTGCGCCGGATTGCTGCGGCGTTTTCACCGGCGCGACCGGCTTGGCCCCGGGGATGGCGTGGTTCCAATCCGCGTAGATCAGGCCATCC comes from Luteolibacter sp. LG18 and encodes:
- the mutL gene encoding DNA mismatch repair endonuclease MutL, whose amino-acid sequence is MPKIRVLPDILASQVAAGEVVERPASVVKELVENSLDAGAGEIRVEIERGGAARIRVVDDGCGMSKEDALMSLERHATSKLRTSADLAAISTLGFRGEAVPSIASVSRFRLVTRERDSVSGTEVLVDGGRVREVKEAGCAPGTLIEASALFFNMPARRKFMRAESTESAHVEHQLRLHALAAPGVRFRFDKDGREIFDLPPVAKALDRVRHLLGAESSSELIPLPATRGNGVSVEGFVLPALHARKGRRHQCVFLNGRPVEDSVISRALAEGFRGAVAEGMHPAAWLWIDLEPHLVDVNVHPAKREVRFHRPLDIRDTILESVTTALRPKPSAAIFDAPATPVGRASYTPPPRPSVPARSPIPPARTWTAPAAVQPALPVAPAHRPSAPVEETPAAPVSKAPPFRHLGLLHQRFVMLESEDGLVLFDPRAGRERIFYEKLLSGKEGGVESQGLLVPELVELEPRDHELLVRERAALAAAGIELDSFGGNTIQVRGLPACLGVTDSRAFVDLLVEELLHESTPGPRFAFERVARLMARRMAAGLPVRMIETSALLDGLFECELPYCAPDGRPTLTEFSIRELEKRFGLDRGNA